The Chryseolinea soli genome contains a region encoding:
- a CDS encoding SRPBCC family protein has protein sequence MNALIIILLIIAVPVVLFLLLGLFVKKEYSIERQITINKTKQEVFDYVKFLKNQEHYNKWVMVDPAMKKDFKGADGTVGFVYAWDGNKKAGKGEQEIKRLRDGESVDVELRFEKPFAGVATAFLTTTTAQAGQTVVKWGMNGRSAFPMNAMNPFVIGMLGKDLEQSLFNLKTNLERAS, from the coding sequence ATGAACGCGCTCATCATCATCCTGCTCATCATCGCCGTGCCGGTGGTCCTTTTCCTGCTCCTCGGTCTGTTCGTAAAAAAAGAATATTCCATCGAACGGCAGATCACCATCAACAAAACCAAGCAAGAGGTCTTCGACTACGTGAAGTTCCTGAAAAATCAAGAACACTATAACAAATGGGTCATGGTCGATCCCGCCATGAAAAAGGACTTCAAAGGCGCCGATGGTACTGTTGGATTTGTGTATGCGTGGGATGGCAACAAGAAAGCCGGCAAAGGCGAGCAAGAAATTAAACGTCTGCGCGACGGCGAGAGCGTTGACGTCGAGCTTCGTTTTGAGAAACCCTTCGCGGGAGTTGCCACGGCATTTCTAACTACTACGACTGCACAGGCCGGTCAAACGGTTGTGAAGTGGGGAATGAATGGCCGTAGTGCTTTCCCCATGAATGCCATGAATCCATTCGTCATCGGCATGCTTGGCAAAGATCTTGAGCAAAGCCTCTTCAATTTGAAAACGAATCTTGAAAGGGCGTCTTAA
- a CDS encoding alpha/beta fold hydrolase — MKKQVLFVHCGGTQGPNCGSRDLVDYLKGALGAPYDVLYPQMPDPDNPQYALWKHTLQEALHYVGDNIILVGHSLGGSVLMKFLSEEVPEKNIAGLFLVAPPFFSSTTWAVDDFIMQDCLFQRLQQVEHIFLYHSRDDEVVPVSHQVLFSDRLPTAAVRELAEGGHLFTGGIEDLVDDIKTLHIPETHITFLNPQLN, encoded by the coding sequence ATGAAAAAGCAAGTACTATTCGTCCACTGTGGCGGCACCCAAGGACCCAATTGCGGCAGCCGCGACTTGGTAGACTACTTGAAAGGTGCATTGGGCGCTCCTTATGACGTGTTGTACCCGCAGATGCCCGATCCCGACAATCCCCAATACGCGTTATGGAAACATACCCTCCAGGAAGCGCTCCATTATGTCGGCGACAACATTATCCTCGTCGGCCATTCGCTGGGTGGATCGGTGTTGATGAAATTTCTGTCGGAAGAGGTTCCTGAAAAAAATATCGCGGGTCTGTTCCTTGTTGCCCCGCCATTTTTTAGCTCAACCACCTGGGCCGTGGATGATTTTATCATGCAGGATTGCCTCTTCCAGCGCCTGCAACAAGTAGAACACATTTTCCTTTACCACAGCCGCGACGACGAAGTAGTGCCCGTCAGCCACCAGGTTCTTTTTTCCGACCGCCTGCCAACGGCCGCAGTACGCGAGCTGGCAGAAGGCGGCCACTTGTTCACCGGTGGCATCGAAGATTTGGTCGACGATATAAAAACGCTGCACATTCCTGAAACCCATATCACCTTTCTAAACCCCCAACTTAATTAA
- a CDS encoding GlxA family transcriptional regulator has translation MKNVAILIPSGDISVSNVEGTHHILTEVNKALVRAGKPRLFDIHLVGPRRDSRIKNNFFSIHADVLIEDGVQFDLVIIPAMHGEMHHCLSLNRDLVPWIVSQHEGGAEVASLCTGSFLLASTGLLTGKKCATHWAHINEFRKMFPNAQLVDDRLLTEQDGIYTSGSAYSYLNLILYLIEKYTDRSMAIFSSKLFAIEIDRKSQSPFIMFEGQRDHDDESIKKAQEFIEANFRERITVDQLADMLAVGRRNLERRFKKATSNTIVEYIQRVKVEAAKISLEKSHENINEVMLNVGYTDMKAFRTTFKRIAGLSPMQYRNKYNRAVLA, from the coding sequence ATGAAAAACGTAGCCATCTTAATTCCTTCCGGTGACATCAGCGTCAGCAACGTTGAAGGCACCCATCACATCCTGACCGAAGTGAACAAGGCGCTGGTCCGTGCAGGAAAACCCCGCTTGTTCGACATCCATCTTGTGGGCCCTCGCCGGGATTCGCGCATCAAGAACAATTTCTTCAGCATCCACGCCGATGTGCTCATCGAAGACGGCGTTCAGTTCGACCTCGTCATCATTCCGGCCATGCACGGCGAAATGCATCACTGTCTGTCGCTGAACCGGGACCTTGTGCCCTGGATCGTGAGCCAGCACGAAGGCGGTGCGGAAGTGGCCAGCCTGTGTACCGGCTCGTTTTTGCTGGCGTCAACAGGTTTGTTGACGGGTAAAAAATGTGCTACACACTGGGCGCACATCAACGAGTTCCGGAAAATGTTCCCCAACGCCCAGTTGGTCGACGATCGACTCCTCACCGAGCAAGATGGCATCTACACCAGCGGGTCCGCCTATTCTTATCTCAACCTCATCCTGTATCTCATCGAAAAATACACCGACCGCAGCATGGCCATCTTTTCCTCCAAGCTGTTTGCCATCGAGATCGACCGCAAAAGCCAGTCGCCCTTCATCATGTTCGAAGGCCAACGGGACCACGACGACGAGTCGATCAAAAAAGCGCAGGAGTTTATTGAAGCCAACTTCCGCGAACGCATCACGGTCGACCAATTGGCAGACATGCTGGCGGTAGGTCGCCGCAACCTGGAGCGACGATTCAAAAAGGCCACGTCAAACACGATCGTGGAGTACATCCAACGCGTGAAAGTAGAAGCCGCAAAGATCAGTCTTGAAAAATCACATGAGAATATCAACGAAGTGATGCTAAACGTCGGCTACACCGACATGAAAGCCTTCCGCACCACCTTCAAACGAATCGCCGGCCTGTCGCCCATGCAATACAGAAATAAATACAACCGGGCGGTGCTCGCCTGA
- a CDS encoding VOC family protein, with translation MKRSLLIFIFGCLLSITLKAQAPKKDSIMLNHMAMYVHDLKKSTQFYETILRFKKADEPFKDGKHTWFDLSSTSRLHLIEGAPNDIPRDKNDHLCFSVPSVEDFITRLEKNNVFYSNWKGEPKTFTLRVDGVKQIYFQDPDGHWIEINDDGFKKK, from the coding sequence ATGAAGCGATCTCTTTTGATTTTTATTTTCGGATGCCTTCTCAGCATCACCTTGAAAGCCCAGGCCCCGAAGAAAGACAGCATCATGTTGAATCACATGGCTATGTATGTGCACGACCTGAAGAAAAGCACCCAATTTTACGAAACCATTCTTCGCTTCAAGAAAGCCGACGAGCCTTTCAAAGATGGCAAACACACCTGGTTCGACCTCAGCTCCACCAGCCGTCTCCACCTCATTGAAGGAGCACCCAACGATATTCCACGCGACAAGAATGATCATTTATGCTTCAGCGTGCCTTCGGTGGAGGACTTCATTACGCGGCTTGAAAAAAATAATGTGTTCTATTCCAATTGGAAGGGAGAGCCCAAAACGTTTACGCTCCGCGTCGATGGGGTGAAACAAATTTATTTTCAGGATCCGGATGGGCATTGGATTGAGATCAATGATGATGGGTTTAAGAAAAAGTAA
- a CDS encoding PfkB family carbohydrate kinase yields the protein MFDICCIGHLTHDKVVTTKKEVHMAGGTSFYFSNAIRNMDLSYGLVTALGQDEIRFALALREKGIDVQVLPSTHTVYFENIYSGNLDHRTQRVLQIADPFTVEQLADVQATVFHLGPLLAHDMPLELIQSLAARAKVSLDVQGFLRKVENQQVLPIDWADKHAALRHIHILKANEHEMEALTKQTDPRTGARMLNDWGVQEVLITLGSKGSIIYSEGIFYDIPAYVPAAVTDATGCGDTYMAGYLYQRHHGAGFQEAGEFAAAMASLKIESSGPFSGTYEDILALLKQGQKVMPVA from the coding sequence ATGTTCGACATCTGCTGCATCGGTCACCTTACACACGACAAGGTGGTGACCACCAAAAAAGAAGTACACATGGCGGGAGGCACCTCCTTCTATTTTTCCAATGCCATCCGCAACATGGATCTTTCCTATGGCCTGGTCACGGCGTTGGGGCAGGATGAAATACGCTTTGCCCTGGCCCTTCGCGAAAAAGGAATCGACGTGCAAGTGCTCCCCAGCACACATACCGTATACTTCGAAAACATTTACTCCGGTAATCTTGATCATCGCACCCAAAGGGTCTTGCAGATTGCCGATCCCTTCACGGTGGAACAACTGGCCGATGTGCAGGCGACCGTGTTTCACCTTGGCCCCTTGCTGGCTCACGACATGCCGCTGGAACTTATCCAGTCCCTGGCCGCCCGCGCCAAAGTCTCCCTCGATGTGCAGGGATTCCTTCGAAAAGTCGAGAACCAACAAGTGCTGCCCATCGATTGGGCCGACAAGCACGCCGCACTCCGCCACATTCATATCCTGAAAGCCAACGAGCACGAAATGGAAGCTTTGACCAAGCAAACCGATCCCCGAACCGGTGCACGCATGCTCAACGATTGGGGGGTTCAAGAAGTGCTCATCACCCTGGGCAGCAAAGGTTCCATCATCTACAGCGAAGGGATCTTCTATGATATTCCCGCCTATGTGCCGGCGGCCGTCACCGATGCCACGGGTTGTGGCGACACGTATATGGCCGGTTATCTCTACCAACGCCATCACGGCGCAGGCTTCCAGGAAGCCGGGGAATTTGCAGCCGCCATGGCCAGTCTGAAGATCGAATCGTCAGGACCTTTTTCCGGCACGTACGAAGACATCCTGGCACTGTTGAAACAAGGTCAAAAGGTGATGCCGGTCGCTTGA
- a CDS encoding amidase, producing the protein MEKEKYGYMSILEASEKIRQGMVTPVALVSECLARIAQLNPALNAFITVLSEEALKQAAVAEAEIKKGQWRGPLHGIPVAVKDFYDTTGIRTTAGFVHFKDRVPAKDAVMVEKLKAAGAILVGKTNMHELGMGTTSVISYFGSVHNPWNGAYVAGGSSGGSAAAVAAGLCYATVDTDAVGSCRLPASCCGVTGFKATYGLLSGQGILAGERTDDTILKLAHVGITTRWVTDTAILLNALADHPNPKREYKDDYRLAFASGKKYRMGVVRNFESTADVRDLFYATVEGLKESKHIFTETDVPFASAVFDIRTIDADREKINATLFKEIDLLLLPTTTDLTPTIDVAQKLGPQAVSPNNTFFANYFGLPAISIPCGMDKNNMPLGLQLVGRAGDEGAVLDAAKDFQEKLPVMHPS; encoded by the coding sequence ATGGAAAAAGAAAAATATGGCTATATGAGCATCCTGGAAGCGAGCGAAAAGATCAGGCAGGGAATGGTCACACCGGTTGCATTGGTAAGCGAATGTCTGGCGCGTATAGCGCAGTTGAACCCAGCGTTAAATGCCTTTATCACCGTGCTGTCAGAAGAAGCTTTGAAGCAGGCTGCCGTGGCGGAAGCGGAAATCAAAAAAGGACAATGGCGGGGGCCGCTGCATGGCATTCCCGTAGCCGTAAAAGACTTTTACGATACGACGGGCATTCGTACGACGGCCGGATTTGTTCACTTCAAAGACCGTGTGCCGGCGAAGGATGCTGTGATGGTGGAAAAATTAAAAGCGGCCGGCGCTATCCTGGTGGGCAAAACCAACATGCACGAATTGGGGATGGGCACAACGTCTGTGATAAGCTATTTTGGCAGCGTCCACAATCCGTGGAACGGGGCGTATGTGGCCGGCGGTTCTTCGGGTGGTTCGGCCGCGGCTGTCGCTGCCGGGTTGTGTTATGCCACCGTCGATACAGATGCTGTGGGATCGTGCCGTTTGCCGGCTTCGTGCTGTGGTGTCACGGGCTTTAAAGCAACCTACGGATTGCTGAGTGGCCAGGGCATCCTGGCCGGTGAACGCACGGACGACACCATCCTAAAGCTAGCCCATGTGGGAATAACCACACGTTGGGTGACGGATACGGCCATCCTGCTGAATGCGCTGGCCGACCATCCTAATCCCAAGCGTGAATACAAAGATGATTACCGTTTGGCTTTTGCTTCCGGAAAAAAATACAGGATGGGGGTGGTCCGTAATTTCGAAAGCACCGCCGATGTCCGTGACCTGTTTTACGCGACGGTGGAAGGACTGAAGGAATCGAAACACATTTTCACAGAAACCGATGTGCCCTTTGCCTCGGCTGTTTTTGACATCCGCACGATCGATGCTGATCGCGAAAAAATCAATGCCACACTTTTTAAAGAGATAGACCTCTTACTTTTACCCACCACTACAGATTTGACACCAACGATTGACGTCGCGCAAAAGTTAGGTCCTCAAGCGGTGTCGCCCAACAATACTTTTTTTGCAAACTACTTTGGCCTGCCGGCGATCAGCATACCGTGTGGCATGGATAAAAACAATATGCCCTTGGGACTTCAGTTGGTGGGCAGGGCAGGCGATGAAGGTGCCGTGCTCGATGCAGCAAAAGATTTTCAGGAGAAATTGCCGGTGATGCACCCCTCATAG
- a CDS encoding kazal domain protein: MQKTKPASWTSLLTVVLVLFVSFTLSVCSSSSVVQTDNDGCIDPAKIDLNGTCMTLYAPVCGCNNVTYGNECLATRSGVLHWKEGKCK; encoded by the coding sequence ATGCAAAAAACAAAACCCGCCTCCTGGACTAGCCTCCTCACTGTGGTGTTGGTCTTATTTGTGTCGTTTACCTTATCGGTTTGCTCTTCCTCCTCCGTGGTGCAAACAGACAACGATGGTTGTATCGATCCAGCCAAAATCGATTTGAACGGCACCTGCATGACGCTGTACGCACCGGTGTGTGGATGCAACAACGTCACCTATGGTAACGAGTGCCTGGCCACACGTTCCGGCGTGCTTCATTGGAAGGAAGGCAAATGTAAATGA
- a CDS encoding VOC family protein: MSTSRITFLPTLSVRNCLGAVDFYKHAFNAVELMRNVSPDGEAVAEIAIGDCHFIVADEAPTYGNYSPETLGGTTIRMGLQVEDPDAVARQAVHAGAREVYPVADQSYGYRLGRVVDPFGHHWEIFKPLK; encoded by the coding sequence ATGAGCACCTCCCGCATCACCTTTCTTCCCACGCTTTCTGTCAGAAATTGCCTGGGTGCAGTCGATTTTTACAAACATGCTTTTAACGCCGTAGAACTTATGCGAAATGTGAGTCCCGACGGCGAGGCTGTAGCTGAGATCGCTATTGGTGACTGTCATTTTATTGTGGCCGACGAAGCACCGACCTATGGCAACTACAGCCCCGAGACGTTGGGAGGCACGACCATTCGCATGGGGTTACAGGTAGAAGATCCCGACGCGGTTGCGCGCCAAGCCGTTCATGCCGGCGCCCGAGAAGTTTACCCCGTGGCCGACCAGAGTTATGGCTACAGGCTCGGACGGGTAGTCGATCCCTTTGGCCATCATTGGGAAATTTTCAAGCCGTTGAAGTAA